From a region of the Flavobacterium branchiarum genome:
- a CDS encoding catalase codes for MESKDKLTTATGTPVPDNQNIMTAGPRGPVLLQDFWFLEKMAHFDREVIPERRMHAKGSAAYGTFTVTHDITQYTKADIFSEIGKKTDMFVRFSTVAGERGAADAERDIRGFAMKFYTNQGNWDLVGNNTPVFFFRDPMKFPDLNHAVKRDPQTNLRSADNNWDFWTLLPEALHQVTIVMSDRGIPKSYRQMHGFGSHTFSFINDKNERHWVKFHFVTQQGIENLSDEEAAKLVGNDRESHQRDLFEAIERKDFPKWKLSVQIMAEEQAKTYKYHPFDLTKVWLKGDFPLIPVGEFELNRNPDNYFAEVEQAAFNPANIVPGIGYSPDKMLQARLFSYGDAHRYRLGVNNAQIPVNAAKCPVNSFHRDGAMRVDGNYGSKKHYEPNSFGQWQEQPEHKEPPLSIHGDAYAHNFREDDNDYFSQPGKLFRLMTEDKKQFLFKNTAAQVGGAQKFIQVRHIRNCFKADPAYGAGVANALGMTMDEVDNFSDPRLLIEVR; via the coding sequence ATGGAATCGAAAGACAAACTTACCACGGCAACAGGAACACCTGTACCAGACAATCAAAACATAATGACTGCAGGGCCTCGTGGTCCAGTATTATTACAGGATTTTTGGTTTTTAGAAAAAATGGCACACTTTGACCGAGAGGTAATTCCCGAAAGAAGAATGCACGCTAAAGGATCTGCTGCTTATGGAACATTTACTGTAACGCATGATATTACTCAATATACTAAAGCTGATATCTTTTCAGAGATAGGAAAAAAAACAGACATGTTTGTTCGTTTTTCAACTGTTGCAGGAGAAAGAGGTGCTGCCGATGCAGAAAGAGATATTCGTGGTTTTGCGATGAAATTCTACACCAATCAAGGAAATTGGGATTTAGTAGGTAACAATACTCCGGTATTCTTTTTCCGTGATCCAATGAAATTCCCAGACTTAAATCATGCTGTAAAAAGGGATCCACAAACAAATTTAAGAAGTGCCGATAACAATTGGGATTTCTGGACATTACTTCCTGAGGCTTTACATCAAGTAACAATTGTAATGAGTGATAGAGGTATTCCAAAATCATATCGTCAGATGCATGGATTTGGAAGTCATACGTTTAGTTTTATCAATGATAAAAACGAAAGACATTGGGTTAAGTTTCACTTTGTAACACAACAAGGAATCGAAAACCTATCTGATGAAGAAGCTGCAAAACTTGTTGGAAACGACCGTGAAAGCCACCAAAGAGATTTGTTTGAAGCAATTGAAAGAAAAGATTTTCCAAAATGGAAATTGTCTGTTCAAATCATGGCTGAGGAGCAAGCTAAAACCTATAAATACCATCCTTTTGATTTAACTAAAGTTTGGTTAAAAGGAGATTTTCCACTTATTCCAGTAGGAGAATTTGAATTAAATAGAAATCCAGATAACTATTTTGCCGAAGTAGAGCAAGCAGCATTTAATCCTGCTAACATTGTTCCAGGAATCGGATACTCACCAGATAAAATGTTACAAGCGCGTTTGTTTTCTTATGGTGATGCACACCGTTATCGCTTAGGAGTAAACAATGCACAAATTCCTGTAAACGCAGCAAAATGTCCCGTAAATAGTTTTCATAGAGATGGAGCAATGCGCGTAGATGGAAATTACGGAAGTAAAAAACACTACGAGCCTAATAGTTTTGGACAATGGCAAGAGCAACCTGAACACAAAGAGCCACCACTATCAATTCATGGTGATGCATACGCACATAACTTTAGAGAAGATGATAACGATTATTTCTCTCAACCAGGAAAACTATTCCGCTTAATGACCGAAGATAAAAAGCAATTCTTATTCAAGAATACAGCGGCACAAGTAGGGGGAGCGCAAAAGTTTATTCAAGTAAGACACATTCGTAACTGCTTTAAAGCCGATCCAGCTTATGGAGCAGGTGTAGCAAATGCATTAGGAATGACAATGGATGAAGTAGACAACTTTAGCGACCCAAGATTATTGATTGAAGTAAGGTAA